In Horticoccus luteus, the following proteins share a genomic window:
- the pheT gene encoding phenylalanine--tRNA ligase subunit beta codes for MKISLNWLRDYVRFDAPVDEICRAITFLGFEVENVISTGAPALPSVVVGEILSRAKHPNADKLSVCTVDVGPAGGVKTIVCGAPNCDVGHRVPVALPGAVLPGNFVIKQSKIRGQASEGMMCATDELGLGGEHAGLLVLAGAPALGTPINDVLPAGDTVFDIEITPNRPDCLSHLGIARELAAWFETTLLYPQEKFRGAMLEGVPERKDLLASVRVEAPEDCPLYTAHIMTGIKVGPSPAWMQERLKAVGLRPINNVVDVGNYVMLETGQPLHAFDAKKLSGREIIVRRATDGEKIVTLDGKERILTSRMLVIADAEKPVVIAGIMGGQDSGVSDDTTDLVIECAVFNRQSVRQTSRRLGLSSDSAYRYERGVDPHSALEAAWRAVDLLIETAGGAAVGPVYRVGSDVPWEREIVVTHDYITEKLGFDIPAAEMRASLESLELVVTREEPTEHRGPAWTLSIPSWRDDLDRPIDLVEEVLRLHGTEKIPPAVVSAPGLVGDDDPVVLFNRRVTDYLVGHDFHECVNYTLRPAAELATWVSQTAAAELALANPFVEDQSHLRPTLIMGLLESLKLNQSRGVAVSRLCETGRVFMEHNGQNFECAAVGFIIAEDAERRWTQREAADFYTTKHHVAALAAAAGVDFARQPLAPINGAFCGWQEGHCASAGELSAGWTARLGLLNLAMVRGLGIEGKVYAGIFAILPERIAANAGRRRFADFSLFPPAVRDLALVVDQATPAAEAQKTLVKAARAAVGNAFVVERVQVFDVYEGKGLPEGKKSLAFNLVFRSAERTLTDDEVSGAFQKLQDDVVATTGWQVRK; via the coding sequence TCGGTTCGACGCTCCCGTCGACGAGATTTGCCGCGCCATCACTTTTCTCGGCTTTGAAGTCGAGAACGTCATCTCCACCGGCGCGCCGGCGCTGCCTTCCGTCGTGGTTGGCGAAATTCTTTCGCGCGCCAAGCACCCCAACGCGGACAAGCTTTCCGTCTGCACCGTCGATGTCGGACCCGCGGGCGGCGTGAAGACGATCGTATGCGGCGCGCCGAATTGCGACGTCGGCCACCGCGTGCCGGTGGCCTTGCCCGGGGCGGTGCTGCCGGGAAATTTTGTCATCAAGCAATCGAAGATCCGCGGCCAGGCGTCCGAGGGCATGATGTGCGCGACGGATGAGCTCGGGCTGGGCGGCGAACATGCGGGCTTGCTCGTGCTCGCCGGAGCGCCCGCCCTAGGGACGCCGATCAACGATGTGCTGCCGGCGGGCGACACGGTGTTCGACATCGAGATCACGCCCAATCGCCCCGACTGCCTTTCGCATCTCGGCATCGCGCGGGAGTTGGCGGCGTGGTTCGAGACGACGCTGCTTTACCCGCAGGAAAAATTCCGCGGCGCGATGCTCGAAGGCGTGCCCGAACGCAAAGATCTGCTCGCCAGCGTGCGCGTTGAGGCGCCGGAGGATTGTCCGCTCTACACGGCGCATATCATGACCGGCATCAAGGTCGGCCCGAGCCCGGCGTGGATGCAGGAACGCCTGAAGGCGGTCGGTCTGCGGCCGATCAACAACGTCGTCGACGTGGGCAACTACGTCATGCTCGAGACGGGGCAGCCGTTGCACGCGTTTGACGCGAAGAAACTCAGTGGCCGCGAGATCATCGTCCGCCGCGCGACCGACGGCGAAAAGATTGTCACGCTCGACGGCAAGGAACGCATCCTCACCAGCCGCATGCTCGTCATCGCCGACGCCGAAAAACCGGTGGTCATCGCGGGCATCATGGGTGGGCAGGATTCCGGGGTGAGCGACGACACGACCGATCTCGTGATCGAGTGCGCGGTATTCAACCGGCAGTCGGTGCGCCAGACCTCGCGCCGGCTCGGCTTGTCGTCGGACTCCGCTTATCGTTACGAGCGCGGCGTGGATCCGCATTCGGCTTTGGAAGCCGCTTGGCGGGCGGTCGACCTGCTGATCGAAACGGCGGGCGGCGCGGCGGTGGGACCGGTTTACCGCGTCGGCAGCGATGTGCCGTGGGAGCGCGAGATTGTCGTCACGCACGATTACATCACGGAGAAACTGGGCTTCGATATTCCGGCCGCGGAGATGCGGGCTTCGTTGGAATCGCTGGAGCTGGTCGTCACGCGCGAGGAGCCGACGGAGCATCGCGGGCCGGCGTGGACGCTTTCGATTCCGAGCTGGCGCGATGATCTCGACCGGCCGATCGACCTTGTCGAAGAAGTGCTGCGGTTGCACGGCACCGAGAAAATTCCGCCGGCCGTGGTGAGTGCGCCGGGCCTCGTCGGCGACGACGATCCGGTCGTGCTCTTCAACCGGCGCGTGACCGATTATCTGGTCGGCCACGATTTCCACGAGTGTGTGAACTACACGCTGCGGCCGGCGGCGGAGCTGGCGACGTGGGTTTCGCAGACGGCGGCGGCGGAGCTCGCGCTGGCGAATCCGTTTGTCGAGGACCAGTCGCACCTGCGGCCGACGTTGATCATGGGTCTGCTGGAGTCGCTGAAGTTGAACCAATCGCGCGGCGTCGCGGTCTCGCGCCTGTGTGAAACCGGTCGCGTGTTCATGGAGCACAACGGCCAGAATTTCGAGTGCGCGGCGGTGGGCTTCATCATCGCGGAAGACGCGGAGCGGCGCTGGACACAGCGCGAGGCCGCGGATTTCTATACGACGAAACACCACGTGGCGGCCCTTGCGGCCGCGGCGGGCGTCGATTTCGCCCGGCAGCCCCTGGCACCGATCAACGGCGCGTTTTGCGGCTGGCAGGAAGGTCACTGCGCGAGCGCCGGGGAGCTTTCGGCCGGCTGGACCGCGCGCTTGGGTTTGTTGAATCTGGCGATGGTGCGCGGCCTCGGCATCGAGGGCAAAGTCTACGCGGGCATTTTCGCGATTTTGCCGGAGCGGATTGCGGCCAACGCCGGTCGTCGTCGCTTCGCCGATTTCAGCCTGTTTCCGCCGGCGGTGCGCGACCTCGCGCTTGTCGTGGATCAAGCCACGCCGGCTGCCGAAGCGCAAAAAACGCTGGTGAAAGCGGCGCGCGCTGCGGTGGGCAATGCGTTCGTCGTCGAACGCGTGCAGGTGTTCGATGTTTACGAAGGCAAGGGACTGCCCGAGGGAAAGAAGAGCCTGGCCTTCAATCTCGTTTTCCGGTCCGCCGAACGCACGTTGACGGATGACGAGGTGAGCGGCGCGTTTCAAAAACTGCAGGACGACGTGGTGGCAACGACCGGCTGGCAGGTTCGGAAATGA
- the gatC gene encoding Asp-tRNA(Asn)/Glu-tRNA(Gln) amidotransferase subunit GatC, with product MSAPQLNIDHIAKLARLELSAEEKATFSQQLGDVLHHIEQLSQVDVTGVEPMAHATPVFNVWQDDVARPGLAVEQALRNAPAQRDNMIVVPKVVE from the coding sequence ATGTCTGCGCCTCAACTTAACATCGATCACATCGCCAAACTGGCGCGGCTGGAGCTCAGCGCGGAGGAGAAGGCGACGTTTTCCCAGCAGCTCGGCGACGTGTTGCACCACATCGAGCAACTCTCGCAAGTCGACGTGACGGGCGTGGAACCGATGGCGCACGCGACGCCGGTGTTCAACGTCTGGCAGGACGACGTGGCGCGGCCGGGCCTCGCGGTCGAGCAGGCGTTGCGCAACGCACCGGCGCAGCGGGATAACATGATCGTGGTCCCGAAGGTCGTGGAGTGA
- the gatA gene encoding Asp-tRNA(Asn)/Glu-tRNA(Gln) amidotransferase subunit GatA, whose product MAAELFHRSIADLATELAAGTLSSVELTQAVIARTKAVEPRVQAFNSFDEADALAQAAAADARRAAGETRGALDGIPIGLKDVIAVEGQPLTASSKMLANFVSPYDATATVRLKKAGAVLWGRLNCDEFAMGSSNENSAFGPVANPWDLARVPGGSSGGSAAALAAGEAIATFGSDTGGSIRQPAALCGVVGLKPSYGLVSRYGLVAYASSLDQIGPMARTVEDAAILLGAVAGHDERDSTSLPKSVPDYRAELAARRGPWTLGIPKEYFGEGLDPEIGAAVERAIAFYRAQGCTIREVSLPHTRYCLDTYYIIATAEASSNLGRFDGVRYGHRSKAATDAVDLYFKSRAEGFGAEVKRRIMLGTYVLSSGYYDAFYLRAQKVRTLIRQDFLNAYQGVDALITPTSPIPAFKRGEKSDPLTMYLCDIYTIGVNLAGLPAISVPAGFTNSGLPIGVQLIGQPLEEANLLAIAHAYDRAHEWSSQHPGL is encoded by the coding sequence ATGGCTGCTGAACTTTTCCACCGGTCCATTGCGGACCTCGCCACGGAGTTGGCGGCCGGGACGTTGTCGTCCGTCGAGCTTACGCAGGCGGTGATCGCACGCACGAAGGCCGTGGAGCCGCGCGTGCAAGCGTTCAACTCGTTCGACGAAGCGGATGCGTTGGCCCAAGCGGCGGCGGCGGATGCGCGGCGCGCGGCGGGGGAAACGAGAGGGGCGCTCGACGGGATTCCGATTGGATTGAAAGACGTGATCGCGGTCGAAGGGCAGCCGCTCACGGCGTCGAGCAAGATGCTCGCGAATTTCGTTTCGCCTTACGATGCGACGGCCACCGTGCGGCTGAAGAAGGCGGGCGCCGTGTTGTGGGGGCGACTCAACTGCGATGAGTTCGCGATGGGTTCGTCGAACGAAAATTCCGCGTTTGGGCCGGTGGCGAATCCGTGGGATCTCGCGCGCGTGCCGGGCGGTTCTTCGGGCGGCAGTGCGGCGGCACTCGCGGCGGGCGAAGCGATTGCGACGTTTGGTTCCGACACGGGCGGCTCGATCCGCCAGCCGGCCGCGCTCTGCGGTGTGGTGGGATTAAAGCCGTCGTATGGGCTCGTGTCGCGCTACGGCCTCGTGGCGTATGCGTCATCGTTGGATCAGATCGGGCCGATGGCACGCACGGTGGAGGATGCGGCGATTCTCCTCGGTGCGGTTGCGGGCCACGACGAACGCGATTCGACGTCGTTGCCGAAATCGGTGCCGGACTATCGAGCGGAGTTGGCGGCGCGACGCGGACCGTGGACGCTCGGCATTCCGAAGGAATATTTCGGCGAAGGCCTGGATCCGGAAATCGGTGCGGCGGTGGAGCGCGCAATCGCGTTTTACCGGGCGCAGGGTTGCACGATCCGCGAAGTGTCGCTGCCGCACACGCGCTACTGCCTGGATACGTATTACATCATCGCGACGGCGGAAGCGTCGTCGAATCTGGGGCGTTTCGATGGCGTGCGTTACGGGCATCGTTCGAAGGCGGCGACGGATGCGGTCGATCTTTACTTCAAGTCGCGCGCGGAAGGTTTTGGCGCGGAGGTGAAGCGGCGGATCATGCTCGGCACGTATGTGCTGAGCAGTGGGTACTACGATGCGTTCTATCTGCGGGCGCAAAAGGTGCGCACCCTGATCCGGCAGGATTTTCTCAACGCGTATCAGGGGGTGGATGCATTGATCACGCCGACGTCGCCGATTCCGGCGTTCAAGCGCGGGGAGAAGAGCGATCCGCTGACGATGTATTTGTGCGATATTTATACGATCGGCGTGAACCTCGCGGGTCTGCCGGCGATCAGCGTGCCAGCGGGTTTTACGAACAGCGGTCTGCCGATCGGCGTGCAACTGATCGGACAACCTCTTGAGGAAGCGAACCTCCTCGCGATCGCGCACGCCTACGATCGGGCGCACGAGTGGAGTTCGCAGCATCCCGGTCTTTGA